Proteins from a genomic interval of Paenibacillus lentus:
- a CDS encoding Gfo/Idh/MocA family protein, which produces MTMQHRLVVAGCGGMSNVWIKELLKRNDVVIVGLVDVYISQAEKIREVYGLECGVYTGLSQAITDTDADLVIDVTVPDSHYEISTTAMRQGCHVFGEKPMAATMEQARKIIEVSDATGQSLSVMQNRRYDANIRALRELLVSGKIGRVGMINADFFLGPHFGGFRDVMESPLILDMAIHTFDQARFIIDADPVSVYCHEFNPPGSWYQGNASAVCIFEMSDGSVFSYRGSWCAEGAPTSWEANWRIVGEKGTAIWDGIHAPYAEVLVNGVAADADAEKKFIRDTVRIEAPMNWNGKLGHEGCLDEMFLALKEGRAAETDSRDNIHSMAMVLGAIESAKNGQKIMLG; this is translated from the coding sequence ATGACTATGCAGCATCGGCTTGTGGTCGCTGGCTGTGGCGGGATGTCGAACGTGTGGATCAAGGAGCTACTGAAGCGGAACGACGTCGTTATTGTCGGGCTTGTTGATGTTTATATTAGCCAAGCAGAGAAGATCAGGGAAGTATACGGGCTGGAATGCGGTGTATATACGGGGCTTAGTCAGGCCATTACCGATACAGATGCGGATTTGGTGATCGACGTGACGGTTCCGGATAGCCATTATGAGATTAGTACGACCGCCATGAGGCAGGGTTGCCACGTGTTTGGCGAGAAGCCGATGGCGGCCACAATGGAACAAGCCAGGAAAATTATCGAGGTGTCGGATGCCACAGGACAATCGTTGTCAGTGATGCAGAACCGCAGATATGATGCGAATATTCGTGCACTCCGGGAACTGCTTGTGTCCGGTAAAATCGGCAGAGTCGGTATGATTAATGCAGACTTTTTTCTTGGACCGCATTTCGGCGGGTTTCGTGATGTGATGGAGAGTCCGCTGATTCTCGATATGGCGATCCATACCTTCGACCAAGCCCGGTTTATCATAGATGCCGATCCGGTGTCGGTCTACTGCCATGAATTTAATCCTCCGGGATCATGGTACCAAGGGAATGCTTCCGCTGTCTGCATCTTTGAAATGTCTGATGGCTCCGTATTCAGCTATCGCGGCTCCTGGTGCGCGGAAGGTGCTCCGACATCATGGGAGGCGAATTGGCGGATCGTGGGCGAGAAGGGAACAGCCATTTGGGACGGGATTCATGCGCCTTATGCGGAAGTGCTGGTGAATGGGGTGGCGGCTGACGCAGATGCGGAGAAGAAGTTCATCCGTGATACGGTGCGGATTGAAGCGCCTATGAATTGGAATGGCAAACTGGGCCATGAAGGGTGCTTGGACGAAATGTTCCTGGCCCTCAAGGAGGGCCGGGCGGCCGAGACCGACAGTCGTGATAATATCCACAGCATGGCCATGGTGCTTGGGGCGATCGAGAGCGCGAAGAACGGTCAGAAGATCATGCTAGGATAA
- a CDS encoding sugar phosphate isomerase/epimerase family protein, with amino-acid sequence MQHDNHFLRIGTLVGGQDAVRVIPQILPHGFESFSLTFWQTTGGIDLAELAKQVREMVDEQGVVISSIGVFGNPLTGEGDNADTLASWERAIDHAHLFGTDIVSGFTGRLTDRPIDESLPRFKEVFGELAKRAADRGVRIAFENCDMGGTWWKGDWNIAHNPQAWERMFNEVPADNLGLEWEPCHQMVSLIDPIPQLRKWVDKVFHVHGKDATIAWDIVKEYGIHGPKEFVWHRTPGFGDTNWTDIITILRQAGYKGTIDIEGWHDPVYRDELEMTGQVHALNYLKQCRGGAFVPNPV; translated from the coding sequence ATGCAACACGACAATCATTTTTTACGTATAGGCACGTTGGTTGGCGGGCAGGATGCGGTGCGGGTTATTCCGCAAATTTTACCTCATGGCTTTGAGTCCTTCAGTCTGACCTTCTGGCAGACGACTGGAGGCATTGATTTGGCTGAGCTTGCTAAGCAGGTTCGCGAAATGGTCGATGAGCAGGGCGTGGTCATTTCCAGTATTGGGGTATTCGGTAACCCGCTGACTGGGGAAGGGGACAATGCTGATACATTGGCCAGCTGGGAGCGGGCGATCGATCACGCGCATTTATTCGGGACGGATATTGTAAGCGGGTTTACCGGCCGTTTGACGGATCGTCCGATCGATGAATCGCTGCCTCGGTTCAAGGAAGTGTTTGGGGAGCTCGCCAAGCGTGCGGCGGATCGCGGCGTTCGAATCGCGTTCGAGAACTGCGATATGGGCGGTACCTGGTGGAAGGGAGATTGGAATATTGCTCATAATCCACAGGCTTGGGAGAGGATGTTCAATGAAGTTCCAGCCGATAATCTCGGCTTGGAATGGGAGCCCTGCCATCAAATGGTTAGTCTGATCGATCCGATCCCACAGCTGCGGAAATGGGTCGATAAGGTGTTTCATGTTCATGGCAAGGATGCGACGATCGCTTGGGATATCGTTAAAGAATACGGTATTCACGGTCCGAAGGAATTCGTCTGGCACCGCACGCCGGGATTCGGCGATACAAATTGGACGGATATTATTACGATTTTACGTCAAGCCGGTTATAAAGGTACGATCGATATCGAGGGCTGGCATGACCCGGTCTATCGTGATGAGTTGGAAATGACCGGGCAGGTACATGCATTGAATTACTTGAAGCAGTGCCGGGGCGGAGCGTTCGTGCCGAATCCGGTATAA
- a CDS encoding AraC family transcriptional regulator, protein MTHPQELREHTYFNDPSYPFNLFRLRQTQPQKDTPSFYLHWHDHFEILLMVEGRAVFYIDSKPYEAESGDIIIVPSGALHAGYCAGEGPLEYYALVFNAALLSQGKTPDPKHTLFITPYLDGGLLFPIQLTHTDALNLQYKHILEELIQEFEGKQPGYELIIKSQLYMLLTLLSRRFMPDEQQGRATLSHKRNADRFKKLLRHIDTHYAEPITVSDAAAMMNLNPYHFCKIFKKTTGSTLIEYVNFIRINEAMKLLSSSDLTVTEIAGQIGCGNPNYFTKLFKQYKGVTPSQWRREAAGLS, encoded by the coding sequence ATGACACATCCTCAAGAGTTGCGAGAGCATACATATTTTAATGATCCGTCCTATCCCTTTAATCTATTTCGCCTTCGCCAGACACAGCCGCAGAAAGACACTCCTTCATTCTATTTGCATTGGCATGACCATTTCGAAATCCTGCTAATGGTGGAAGGAAGAGCCGTTTTTTATATCGACAGCAAGCCCTATGAAGCGGAGTCCGGCGACATCATCATCGTACCATCGGGGGCATTGCATGCAGGGTACTGCGCTGGCGAAGGTCCGCTGGAATATTATGCCCTTGTGTTTAATGCGGCATTACTCAGTCAGGGGAAAACTCCCGATCCAAAGCATACGCTTTTTATCACACCATACCTGGATGGCGGGCTGCTGTTTCCCATTCAATTAACTCATACCGATGCTTTAAATCTGCAGTATAAGCATATTTTGGAGGAATTGATACAAGAATTCGAAGGCAAACAACCCGGTTATGAGCTTATAATCAAAAGCCAGCTCTACATGCTGCTGACGCTGTTATCCCGCCGTTTCATGCCGGACGAGCAGCAAGGGCGGGCGACTCTGTCCCATAAGCGTAATGCGGATCGCTTTAAGAAGCTGCTGCGGCATATCGATACACATTATGCCGAACCGATTACCGTCTCCGACGCAGCGGCAATGATGAATCTAAACCCATATCACTTCTGTAAAATATTCAAGAAAACGACCGGCTCCACGCTCATTGAATACGTAAACTTTATTCGCATCAACGAGGCAATGAAGCTGCTGAGCAGCAGCGACCTTACGGTAACGGAAATCGCCGGGCAGATCGGCTGCGGCAATCCGAATTATTTTACCAAGCTGTTTAAGCAATATAAGGGCGTCACCCCCTCCCAATGGCGAAGGGAAGCTGCCGGTTTATCTTGA
- a CDS encoding DUF1492 domain-containing protein: protein MEQQQTVYEQYRKEVYRIAWRIQYRAKVVRKRECSFGGMEPATTSFASSSDNKIVVRQLINALPSDTGRSIIFKIYIQDKTEQEVARELNMSQQGVNKWKRKMIKELSRMMSS, encoded by the coding sequence TTGGAACAACAACAAACCGTGTACGAGCAATACCGGAAAGAAGTCTATCGGATCGCCTGGCGGATTCAGTACCGAGCAAAAGTCGTGCGGAAGCGGGAGTGTTCGTTTGGTGGAATGGAACCTGCCACAACCAGTTTCGCCTCATCTTCTGATAACAAAATCGTTGTAAGACAGCTGATCAATGCCCTCCCGTCGGATACGGGCAGATCTATTATCTTCAAAATCTATATTCAAGACAAGACAGAGCAGGAGGTTGCCCGTGAGTTGAACATGAGTCAGCAAGGGGTGAACAAATGGAAACGAAAGATGATCAAAGAATTGTCCCGGATGATGAGTTCCTGA
- the thiE gene encoding thiamine phosphate synthase, translating into MSGSISPEQMRQYLRMYLVIGSVNCREKPLCVVEEALRGGATMIQFREKGPGALTGEAKLALALELQAACRRAGVPFIVNDDVELAARIGADGVHVGQDDESAAAVRKRIGNRILGVSAHTVKEARTALAHGADYIGVGPIYPTLSKDDARPVQGTRMIQEMREQGIKLPIVGIGGITTSRAAEVVRAGADGVAVISAVTQSDNVREAVQSFVNQMVQ; encoded by the coding sequence ATGAGCGGCAGCATCTCTCCTGAGCAAATGCGCCAATATTTGCGGATGTATTTAGTCATCGGCAGCGTGAACTGCCGAGAGAAGCCGCTTTGCGTTGTGGAGGAAGCGTTGCGCGGAGGCGCAACGATGATCCAGTTCCGCGAGAAGGGACCGGGCGCGTTGACCGGGGAGGCCAAGCTTGCGCTTGCACTGGAGCTGCAAGCGGCGTGCCGACGCGCCGGGGTGCCGTTCATCGTCAACGATGACGTGGAATTGGCCGCCCGGATCGGGGCGGATGGCGTTCATGTGGGTCAGGACGATGAATCTGCGGCTGCGGTCCGCAAACGGATTGGCAACCGAATCCTTGGCGTATCCGCGCATACGGTAAAGGAAGCGCGGACGGCATTAGCTCATGGGGCCGACTATATTGGCGTCGGCCCAATCTATCCGACCCTCTCCAAGGATGATGCGCGCCCGGTGCAGGGCACCAGGATGATCCAAGAAATGCGTGAGCAAGGGATCAAACTACCGATCGTTGGAATTGGAGGGATTACGACCTCGCGTGCCGCTGAAGTGGTTCGAGCAGGCGCGGACGGTGTCGCTGTCATCTCGGCAGTCACCCAGTCGGATAACGTGCGTGAAGCTGTACAGTCCTTCGTCAATCAGATGGTTCAGTAG
- the thiD gene encoding bifunctional hydroxymethylpyrimidine kinase/phosphomethylpyrimidine kinase: MSIARALTIAGSDSGGGAGIQADLKTFQELDVFGMSAITAITVQNTLGVQGVYPLPPEATAEQIDAVGTDLGVDALKTGMLFSADIIEAVAGRIREHGWRNVVVDPVMIAKGGADLLLPEAVKALKEQLLPLALIVTPNIPEAEALAGMSIRSMEDRREAAKRICAYGPAVAIVKGGHDEGVDQVVDLLYDGASFTELADRRIQTVHTHGTGCTYSAAIAAGLAKGLPVLEAVQEARAYIQAAIEDSLELGGGHGPTNHWAYRRRREQSK, translated from the coding sequence ATGAGTATAGCCAGAGCGCTTACAATTGCTGGTTCGGATAGCGGTGGTGGAGCGGGCATACAGGCTGACCTCAAGACGTTCCAGGAGCTGGATGTCTTCGGTATGTCGGCGATTACAGCGATCACGGTGCAGAATACGCTGGGGGTTCAGGGGGTATATCCACTGCCCCCGGAAGCCACCGCAGAGCAAATCGATGCGGTCGGCACCGATCTTGGCGTCGACGCGCTAAAGACGGGGATGCTGTTCAGTGCCGATATTATTGAGGCGGTGGCTGGCCGCATTCGGGAGCATGGCTGGCGCAACGTCGTCGTCGATCCAGTAATGATCGCCAAAGGCGGAGCGGATTTGCTGCTGCCGGAGGCTGTGAAGGCCCTGAAAGAGCAACTGCTTCCGCTGGCGCTCATCGTCACGCCGAACATCCCGGAGGCCGAGGCATTGGCCGGAATGAGCATCCGTTCGATGGAGGATCGGCGCGAGGCTGCTAAACGTATTTGCGCTTACGGCCCGGCGGTGGCCATCGTTAAGGGGGGACATGATGAAGGCGTCGATCAGGTCGTTGACCTGCTCTATGATGGCGCCTCGTTCACGGAGCTTGCAGACCGCCGGATTCAAACCGTGCATACGCACGGAACGGGCTGTACCTATTCCGCCGCGATTGCTGCCGGACTAGCAAAGGGGCTGCCTGTGCTGGAGGCGGTGCAAGAAGCGCGAGCATATATTCAGGCGGCGATCGAGGATAGCCTGGAGCTGGGCGGGGGGCATGGTCCGACGAACCACTGGGCTTACCGCCGCAGAAGGGAGCAGAGCAAATGA
- the thiM gene encoding hydroxyethylthiazole kinase, which yields MSMVEHDITALITKVQRVKPLIHNITNVVVTNFTANGLYALGASPVMAYAPEEVADMARIAGALVLNIGTLSTAHVESMIMAGLSANEHGVPVLLDPVGVGATQFRTESALRILREVKVSLVRGNAAEIANLIGEVREIKGVDAGAGADNENVQLGLRAARKLNAVVAITGKEDVITDGSRCRIISGGDALLTQVTGAGCLLTSVLGAFVAVEKDLLLAGTAGLAFYGAAASRAAERTAAIGPGSFQIAFLDELAKLHPHSLKGHGAVREIEVSATGEALT from the coding sequence ATGAGTATGGTCGAACATGATATTACTGCTCTTATTACGAAGGTGCAAAGAGTTAAACCGCTTATTCATAATATAACGAATGTTGTCGTTACCAATTTTACCGCGAACGGGCTGTACGCGTTGGGCGCGTCACCCGTTATGGCCTACGCTCCGGAAGAAGTCGCGGATATGGCCAGAATTGCCGGGGCACTTGTGCTTAATATTGGCACCTTATCGACTGCGCATGTAGAGTCGATGATCATGGCTGGCTTATCTGCGAACGAGCATGGCGTACCTGTGCTGCTGGACCCGGTTGGCGTGGGAGCGACGCAGTTCCGCACAGAGTCTGCACTGCGAATTCTCCGCGAGGTGAAGGTATCGCTGGTGCGGGGGAATGCGGCGGAGATTGCCAATCTCATCGGCGAGGTGCGTGAGATCAAAGGTGTTGATGCGGGAGCCGGGGCTGACAATGAGAACGTCCAGCTTGGACTGCGGGCAGCCCGCAAGCTGAATGCGGTCGTCGCCATTACCGGAAAGGAAGATGTCATTACGGATGGCAGCCGATGCCGGATAATCAGCGGGGGAGACGCGCTGCTTACTCAGGTGACGGGGGCTGGCTGCTTGCTGACATCGGTGCTGGGCGCTTTTGTTGCGGTGGAGAAGGATCTGCTGCTGGCGGGCACGGCTGGGCTGGCCTTCTACGGGGCAGCCGCCTCTCGCGCGGCTGAGCGCACAGCCGCTATCGGCCCTGGCAGCTTCCAGATTGCCTTCCTGGATGAGCTGGCCAAGCTGCATCCACATTCGCTCAAGGGACACGGGGCTGTGCGTGAAATAGAGGTGTCCGCCACAGGGGAGGCGTTGACATGA
- the tenA gene encoding thiaminase II yields the protein MSFTQELRQKADGIFQAIFEHPFVKGIANGDLQKEQLIHYVKQDHEYLTAFMRIYGIAISKSSDRAEIEMFNQQISFILNSEVHPHNNFCAVAGVTYEEMQGFALAPGAHHYIRHMLTVAHEGSLAEIMAVLLPCPWTYLEIGEKLMKEVQPTEAHPFYEWIHFYATRTNTTAKFCERLDKWAEITTELERRKMTEHYLLSCQLEYMFWDMAYNVQNWPAPMQSVGYTL from the coding sequence ATGAGCTTTACGCAGGAGCTCCGTCAGAAGGCGGATGGTATTTTTCAGGCTATTTTTGAACACCCTTTTGTAAAAGGAATCGCTAACGGCGATTTACAGAAGGAGCAGTTAATTCATTATGTCAAACAGGATCATGAGTATCTTACGGCGTTTATGCGGATTTATGGTATAGCTATATCCAAAAGTTCGGATCGGGCTGAGATTGAAATGTTCAACCAGCAAATTTCCTTTATTCTGAACAGTGAAGTCCACCCACATAATAACTTCTGTGCGGTTGCCGGGGTTACTTATGAAGAAATGCAGGGCTTTGCGCTGGCTCCGGGGGCACATCATTATATCCGTCATATGCTGACCGTTGCGCATGAAGGGAGTCTAGCGGAAATTATGGCGGTGCTGCTGCCGTGTCCGTGGACTTACTTGGAGATTGGCGAGAAGCTAATGAAAGAAGTACAGCCGACTGAAGCTCATCCATTCTATGAGTGGATCCATTTCTATGCGACGCGAACGAATACGACGGCCAAGTTCTGCGAGCGTCTGGACAAGTGGGCGGAAATCACGACTGAGCTTGAGCGCCGCAAGATGACAGAACATTACTTGCTTAGCTGTCAGCTAGAATACATGTTCTGGGATATGGCTTATAATGTGCAGAATTGGCCAGCTCCGATGCAGTCTGTGGGATATACGCTGTAA
- a CDS encoding Rho termination factor N-terminal domain-containing protein encodes MEDYNEMLEQMNIQHAIIGDVTTSLHDILQDLTKVRLSSLASACNLPGRSKMKKQELIEALTAHMTDVEHLQSALLITSSLEWQLFESLLRQPVLQNNFISIGHYWYLMNRGLVFTYFSEGQLYIVMPDEIKEAYFKLDHEKYHHQRAGVELVHEYILATTHLYGAIEPEKFIEIYNAQNSEQLDQKRFLRMFADLTSREQAYTLESGYIVDGYLTLEESQEELKALLLQIKDKPLFIPKREELLKYADEDYFEMTPQLTKLRAYVMKEISRDAEMVDHLIDDIQLACTMQATSGDLIREFERRELTFQSMEQADIVVALMNDVYNHTRQWIHRGHTPFEMSQIAGNVELRAAHRQLSPLNKSQVSVTKIGRNEPCPCGSGFKYKRCCGK; translated from the coding sequence TTGGAAGATTACAATGAAATGCTTGAACAAATGAATATCCAGCATGCGATTATTGGGGATGTGACGACAAGCCTGCATGACATTCTTCAAGACCTGACAAAGGTTCGTTTGTCTTCGCTTGCTTCCGCCTGCAATTTGCCTGGACGTTCCAAGATGAAAAAGCAGGAGCTAATAGAGGCGCTGACAGCCCACATGACCGATGTAGAGCATCTGCAATCCGCTCTGCTGATTACTAGTAGTCTGGAGTGGCAATTGTTCGAATCGCTTCTTCGTCAACCTGTTCTGCAGAACAATTTTATTTCAATTGGGCACTACTGGTATTTAATGAACCGTGGGCTCGTATTTACTTACTTCAGCGAAGGTCAGCTTTACATCGTCATGCCGGATGAGATTAAAGAAGCTTACTTTAAGCTGGATCACGAGAAATATCATCACCAACGAGCAGGTGTAGAGCTCGTTCATGAGTATATATTAGCAACGACGCACTTATACGGAGCCATTGAGCCGGAGAAGTTCATTGAAATTTATAATGCGCAGAACAGCGAGCAGCTCGATCAAAAGCGGTTCTTAAGGATGTTCGCAGACTTAACGAGCAGAGAACAGGCTTATACGTTGGAGAGCGGCTACATCGTTGACGGATATTTAACCCTGGAGGAATCGCAAGAGGAGCTTAAGGCACTACTGCTGCAAATTAAAGACAAGCCGCTCTTCATTCCGAAGCGGGAAGAACTGCTAAAATATGCTGACGAAGATTATTTTGAGATGACGCCGCAGTTGACGAAGCTGAGGGCGTATGTAATGAAGGAAATTTCCCGTGATGCAGAAATGGTCGACCATCTCATCGACGATATTCAGCTAGCCTGCACAATGCAAGCGACATCGGGAGACCTGATTCGTGAGTTTGAGAGAAGAGAGCTAACGTTCCAGAGTATGGAGCAAGCGGACATTGTGGTCGCTCTCATGAACGATGTCTATAACCATACAAGACAGTGGATTCACAGAGGTCATACTCCATTCGAAATGAGTCAAATTGCCGGCAATGTGGAGTTGAGAGCAGCGCATCGTCAGCTAAGCCCCTTGAATAAAAGTCAGGTGTCCGTCACCAAAATTGGCCGTAACGAGCCATGCCCATGCGGCAGCGGGTTCAAGTATAAAAGATGCTGCGGCAAATAA
- a CDS encoding DUF2339 domain-containing protein, whose protein sequence is MDRDKKIIELEEELRKLTQKLHELKSDNELSTKSSDPESESSEMRKAQHSAQARMQDVQQQGQPQGQASDPPNLISQDGQHNQQQQANPYQGIHSEDQQQFRQPQGQPIWNAQDGQQHNQQQQADPYQGMQSEAQQQFRQPHGQPMWNTQEQSMEGQSYVQQPGSSHSASHMRPPSKPSSSRDWEYTLSRVWLPRVFIVVLLFGVLWLFMAAVNAGYLNEPVRCLLGVVLAAAMYWFGDKQVRAQREALGQVVLGGANAVLVLTLFAAHMLYDLLPLGIAFVLYIMSIAFGVFIAVHHRSQTLIIIAMLSGYLIPFLAKSPADPWIFILYEAVFSIAMILVSARFNFRGAYIVAIAVLHVPLLILYVQGYYLKNNWLYLATVLLQHLVLFGITVTRQYRHKLDQMILLPIGFFLLSLWLIELYGSDSSYTFTIVIALLSILYSIATVISYKQKQLSELFASIATYGWVVFIVDSVSNDYRISVLLVLGLLSFILGIKLRSLIQQIVGITLYLFSAFLTLFSLIPAFFSTETLAWILLLISFPIPYFIAKKQQEPKWVLSLWDVFNWAEAVLGLIFLTQIAHVITKSLSSDIYHLSLSGAWILYAAGLILFGLVTNRSRVRLAGVIFLFVILLKVIIIDLPWVSIGVRAILFISLGLAGIFTSRILYQKKQVEDQPMPPDA, encoded by the coding sequence TTGGATAGAGACAAAAAGATTATTGAACTGGAGGAAGAGTTACGCAAGCTAACCCAAAAACTGCATGAACTAAAAAGTGACAATGAACTCTCTACAAAATCTTCAGATCCAGAATCAGAATCATCTGAGATGAGAAAGGCTCAACATTCTGCCCAAGCTCGCATGCAAGATGTGCAGCAACAGGGGCAGCCGCAGGGGCAGGCGTCCGACCCACCAAATTTGATCTCCCAAGACGGGCAGCACAATCAGCAACAACAGGCTAATCCATATCAAGGGATACATAGTGAGGATCAGCAGCAATTCCGGCAGCCACAAGGACAGCCGATATGGAACGCACAAGACGGGCAGCAGCATAATCAGCAACAACAGGCTGATCCATACCAAGGGATGCAGAGCGAGGCCCAGCAGCAATTCCGGCAGCCACACGGGCAGCCGATGTGGAACACGCAAGAGCAATCAATGGAAGGGCAATCCTACGTCCAGCAGCCAGGCTCCAGCCACTCTGCCTCTCATATGAGGCCGCCGTCGAAGCCAAGCTCATCCCGGGATTGGGAATATACGCTTTCACGGGTATGGCTGCCGCGCGTATTCATCGTCGTATTATTGTTTGGCGTATTGTGGTTGTTCATGGCGGCCGTAAATGCCGGATATCTAAACGAACCAGTTCGCTGCTTGTTAGGGGTTGTATTGGCCGCAGCAATGTACTGGTTTGGAGACAAGCAAGTTCGCGCGCAGCGAGAGGCTCTGGGGCAGGTCGTTCTGGGCGGAGCAAACGCGGTGCTGGTGTTAACTCTTTTTGCCGCACATATGCTCTATGACTTATTACCGCTTGGCATTGCTTTTGTTCTGTATATCATGTCCATCGCCTTCGGCGTATTTATAGCGGTTCATCATCGTTCCCAAACGTTGATTATCATTGCTATGTTATCAGGCTACCTGATCCCGTTCCTCGCTAAATCCCCGGCTGACCCGTGGATATTCATATTGTACGAGGCCGTCTTTTCAATTGCTATGATCCTGGTGTCCGCCCGCTTCAACTTTCGTGGGGCCTATATCGTTGCCATTGCGGTTCTGCATGTACCGCTCTTGATTTTGTATGTGCAAGGGTATTATCTCAAGAACAATTGGCTCTACCTGGCAACCGTACTATTACAGCATCTGGTGTTATTTGGCATTACCGTAACTCGACAGTATCGCCATAAGCTGGATCAGATGATCCTGCTCCCAATCGGTTTTTTCCTGCTTTCTCTTTGGTTGATCGAGCTTTACGGCTCTGATAGTAGCTATACGTTTACAATCGTTATTGCTCTATTATCTATTCTATATAGCATTGCAACCGTCATCAGTTACAAACAAAAACAATTGAGCGAACTATTCGCCTCTATCGCTACCTATGGCTGGGTAGTATTTATAGTCGACAGCGTAAGCAATGATTATAGGATCAGCGTACTGCTCGTGTTAGGCTTGTTGTCGTTCATCCTCGGCATCAAGCTAAGAAGCTTAATACAACAAATTGTCGGCATTACCTTATATTTGTTCAGTGCTTTTCTAACTTTATTCAGCTTAATCCCTGCGTTTTTTTCCACAGAGACACTGGCCTGGATCTTACTGTTAATCAGCTTTCCGATTCCTTATTTTATTGCAAAAAAACAGCAAGAACCCAAGTGGGTGCTTTCTCTCTGGGACGTCTTTAACTGGGCTGAAGCCGTGCTCGGCCTCATTTTCCTGACGCAAATCGCCCATGTCATAACCAAATCATTAAGCAGTGATATTTATCATCTGAGCTTATCTGGAGCATGGATCCTGTACGCAGCCGGTTTAATCCTATTCGGACTCGTCACGAACAGATCTCGCGTTAGACTCGCAGGAGTTATCTTCCTATTCGTCATCCTGCTGAAAGTTATTATTATTGACCTGCCTTGGGTGTCTATTGGCGTACGGGCCATCTTGTTCATCTCTCTAGGCTTGGCAGGCATATTTACTTCAAGAATACTCTATCAGAAAAAACAAGTCGAAGATCAGCCGATGCCCCCGGATGCCTAA
- a CDS encoding DUF6612 family protein codes for MLKWRQLQIQKLNWSNLKLEDGDEYILSADLSGEGLKELAKNLMSQSVGGAEEMAAMMEMMNIKNLKISNAINKETYLPSKAEVHMEMDMEVEGQSIAMTMVMKSIISKQNEMQEIKVPQEVIDKAVQS; via the coding sequence TTGCTCAAATGGAGGCAGCTGCAAATCCAGAAGCTCAATTGGAGCAATTTAAAACTAGAAGATGGCGATGAGTACATATTGTCTGCTGACCTGTCAGGAGAAGGCCTTAAAGAACTGGCGAAAAACTTGATGAGTCAATCCGTGGGCGGCGCAGAAGAAATGGCTGCTATGATGGAAATGATGAATATCAAGAACCTCAAGATCAGCAACGCGATTAATAAAGAAACATATCTTCCATCGAAAGCCGAAGTGCACATGGAAATGGACATGGAAGTAGAAGGTCAATCCATAGCGATGACAATGGTCATGAAGAGCATAATTTCCAAGCAGAATGAAATGCAAGAAATCAAAGTTCCACAGGAAGTAATCGATAAAGCCGTTCAAAGCTAA